A genomic region of Azoarcus sp. KH32C contains the following coding sequences:
- the accC gene encoding acetyl-CoA carboxylase biotin carboxylase subunit, which translates to MFKKILIANRGEIACRVIKTARKMGIATVAVHSEADKDALFVELADEAVYIGPAASKESYLVMDKIIAACKQTGAEAVHPGYGFLSENAEFSRRLEEEGIKFIGPKHYSVAKMGDKIESKKLAIEAGVNTIPGYNDAISGPAEAVEIAKKIGYPVMIKASAGGGGKGLRVAYNDQEAFEGFSSCVNEAKNSFGDDRVFIEKYVLEPRHIEIQVLGDSHGNYVYLNERDCSIQRRHQKVIEEAPSPFVDPEMRKAMGEQAVALARAVNYESAGTVEFVVSGATKEFYFLEMNTRLQVEHPVTELITGLDLVEQMIRVANGEKLPLTQADVKINGWSMECRINAEDPFRGFLPSTGRLVKFQAPKEVPGQVRVDTGVYEGGEISMYYDSMIAKLIVHGATREQAIERMRDALNAFVIRGISSNIPFQAALLQHPRFCSGHFNTGFIAEEYPQGFDASMVPHDDPALLAAVATFARLRYIDRAVQIDGQLAGHGRKVGSRWVVVMGGKQYPVVVQRVDSGMEITYGDKTYRIVSDWTFGDLLFQGTVNGTPICLQIERRGLRYRISHFGLFVEPIVMTVRAAELLALMPEKLPPDMSKFLLSPMPGLLRDICVAEGQEVKAGEKLAIIEAMKMENVLKAEQDGKVKKLVASPGASLSVDEVIIEFE; encoded by the coding sequence ATGTTCAAGAAGATCCTGATTGCAAACCGCGGCGAAATCGCCTGCCGCGTGATCAAGACCGCCCGCAAGATGGGCATCGCCACCGTCGCCGTCCATTCCGAGGCCGACAAGGACGCGCTCTTCGTCGAGCTCGCGGACGAGGCCGTGTACATCGGACCGGCGGCGTCGAAAGAGTCCTACCTGGTGATGGACAAGATCATCGCCGCCTGCAAGCAGACCGGCGCCGAGGCGGTCCATCCGGGCTACGGCTTCCTGTCGGAAAACGCCGAGTTCTCGCGCCGTCTCGAAGAGGAAGGCATCAAGTTCATCGGGCCGAAGCACTACTCGGTCGCGAAGATGGGCGACAAGATCGAGTCGAAGAAGCTCGCGATCGAAGCCGGCGTGAACACGATTCCTGGCTACAACGACGCGATCTCCGGTCCGGCCGAGGCGGTCGAGATCGCCAAGAAAATCGGCTACCCGGTGATGATCAAGGCTTCCGCCGGCGGCGGCGGCAAGGGCCTGCGCGTTGCGTACAACGACCAGGAGGCCTTCGAAGGCTTCTCGTCGTGCGTCAATGAAGCCAAGAATTCGTTCGGTGACGACCGCGTGTTCATCGAGAAGTACGTGCTTGAGCCGCGCCACATCGAGATCCAGGTGCTCGGCGACTCGCACGGCAACTACGTGTATCTGAACGAGCGCGATTGCTCGATCCAGCGCCGTCACCAGAAGGTCATCGAGGAGGCACCGAGCCCCTTCGTCGACCCCGAAATGCGCAAGGCGATGGGCGAGCAGGCGGTGGCGCTGGCGCGCGCAGTGAACTACGAATCGGCCGGCACGGTCGAGTTCGTGGTCAGCGGCGCGACCAAGGAGTTCTACTTCCTTGAGATGAACACCCGCCTGCAGGTGGAGCACCCGGTAACGGAACTCATCACCGGCCTCGACCTCGTCGAGCAGATGATCCGCGTCGCCAACGGCGAAAAGCTGCCCCTCACCCAGGCCGACGTCAAGATCAACGGCTGGTCGATGGAGTGCCGGATCAACGCCGAAGACCCGTTCCGCGGCTTCCTGCCCTCGACCGGGCGGCTGGTGAAGTTCCAGGCGCCGAAGGAAGTCCCGGGCCAGGTGCGCGTCGATACCGGCGTGTATGAAGGCGGCGAGATCTCGATGTACTACGACTCGATGATCGCGAAGCTGATCGTGCACGGCGCGACCCGCGAGCAGGCGATTGAGCGCATGCGCGACGCGCTGAACGCCTTCGTGATCCGCGGCATCAGCTCGAACATCCCGTTCCAGGCGGCGCTGCTGCAGCACCCGCGCTTCTGCTCGGGCCACTTCAACACCGGCTTCATCGCCGAGGAGTACCCGCAGGGCTTCGACGCCTCGATGGTGCCGCACGACGATCCGGCGCTGCTCGCGGCGGTCGCGACTTTCGCGCGCCTGCGCTACATCGACCGCGCGGTGCAGATCGACGGCCAGCTCGCCGGCCACGGCCGCAAGGTCGGCAGCCGGTGGGTGGTCGTGATGGGCGGCAAGCAGTACCCGGTGGTTGTCCAGCGCGTCGATAGCGGCATGGAAATCACCTATGGTGACAAGACCTACCGCATCGTCTCCGACTGGACCTTCGGCGACCTGCTGTTCCAGGGCACGGTCAACGGCACGCCGATCTGCCTGCAGATCGAACGCCGCGGCCTGCGCTATCGCATCTCGCACTTCGGCCTGTTCGTCGAGCCGATCGTGATGACGGTGCGTGCGGCCGAACTGCTCGCGCTGATGCCCGAGAAGCTGCCGCCGGACATGTCGAAGTTCCTGCTGTCGCCGATGCCGGGCCTGCTGCGCGACATCTGTGTCGCCGAAGGCCAGGAAGTGAAGGCCGGCGAGAAGCTTGCGATTATCGAAGCGATGAAGATGGAAAACGTGCTGAAGGCCGAGCAGGACGGCAAGGTCAAGAAGCTCGTCGCGAGCCCGGGCGCGAGCCTGTCGGTCGACGAGGTGATCATCGAGTTCGAATGA
- a CDS encoding acyl-CoA carboxylase subunit beta, whose translation MQDIIRQLDEKRAKARLGGGQKRIDAQHTKGKLTARERIELLLDEDSFEEWDMFKEHRCTEFGMEADHTPGDGVVIGYGTINGRLVFVFSQDFTVFGGSLSETHAEKICKVMDHAMKVGAPVIGLNDSGGARIQEGVDSLGGYADVFQRNVMASGVVPQISLIMGPCAGGAVYSPAMTDFIFMVKDSSYMFVTGPEVVKTVTHEEVTAEELGGAVTHNTKSGVADLAFENDVEALMMTRRLVGFIPSSNREKAPTVPAIDPADRLDMSLDTLVPTNPNQPYDMKEVIVKMVDDGDFFEIQPDYAKNIIVGFARMEGAPVGIVANQPLVLAGCLDIKSSIKAARFVRFCDAFNIPVVTLVDVPGFMPGTTQEYGGIIKHGAKLLYAYAECTVPKVTIITRKAYGGAYDVMSSKHLRGDVNFAWPSAEIAVMGPKGAVEIIFRGEKDDPAKLATREAEYKARFANPFVAGARGFIDDVIMPHETRKRVCRSLSMLKNKELENPWRKHGNIPL comes from the coding sequence ATGCAAGACATCATTCGTCAGCTCGACGAGAAGCGCGCCAAGGCGCGCCTCGGCGGCGGGCAGAAGCGCATCGACGCCCAGCACACCAAGGGCAAGCTCACCGCGCGCGAGCGCATCGAACTGCTCCTCGACGAGGACAGCTTCGAAGAGTGGGACATGTTCAAGGAGCACCGCTGCACCGAGTTCGGCATGGAAGCGGACCACACTCCGGGCGACGGCGTGGTGATCGGCTACGGCACCATCAACGGGCGCCTCGTGTTCGTGTTCTCGCAGGACTTCACGGTGTTCGGCGGCTCGCTGTCGGAAACCCACGCCGAGAAGATCTGCAAGGTGATGGACCACGCGATGAAGGTCGGTGCGCCGGTGATCGGGCTCAACGACTCGGGCGGCGCGCGGATCCAGGAAGGCGTCGATTCGCTCGGCGGCTATGCCGACGTGTTCCAGCGCAACGTGATGGCCTCCGGCGTCGTGCCGCAGATCTCGCTGATCATGGGCCCTTGCGCGGGCGGCGCGGTGTATAGCCCGGCGATGACCGACTTCATCTTCATGGTGAAGGATTCGTCCTACATGTTCGTGACCGGTCCGGAAGTCGTGAAGACCGTGACCCACGAGGAAGTGACGGCCGAGGAGTTGGGCGGCGCGGTGACCCACAACACCAAGTCGGGTGTCGCCGACCTCGCGTTCGAGAACGACGTCGAGGCGCTGATGATGACCCGCCGCCTCGTCGGCTTCATCCCGTCGAGCAACCGCGAGAAGGCCCCGACCGTTCCGGCGATCGACCCGGCCGACCGCCTCGACATGTCGCTCGACACGCTGGTGCCGACCAACCCGAACCAGCCGTATGACATGAAGGAAGTCATCGTCAAGATGGTCGACGACGGCGATTTCTTCGAAATCCAGCCGGACTACGCCAAGAACATCATCGTCGGCTTCGCGCGCATGGAAGGCGCCCCGGTCGGTATCGTCGCGAACCAGCCGCTGGTGCTCGCGGGCTGCCTCGACATCAAGAGCTCGATCAAGGCGGCGCGCTTCGTGCGCTTCTGCGACGCGTTCAACATCCCGGTCGTGACGCTGGTCGACGTCCCGGGCTTCATGCCGGGCACGACTCAGGAATACGGCGGCATCATCAAGCACGGCGCGAAGCTGCTCTACGCCTACGCCGAATGCACCGTGCCGAAGGTCACGATCATCACCCGCAAGGCCTACGGCGGCGCCTACGACGTCATGTCGTCGAAGCACCTGCGCGGCGACGTGAACTTCGCATGGCCGTCAGCCGAAATCGCGGTGATGGGCCCGAAGGGCGCGGTGGAGATCATCTTCCGCGGCGAGAAGGACGACCCGGCGAAGCTCGCCACGCGCGAAGCCGAGTACAAGGCGCGTTTCGCGAACCCGTTCGTGGCCGGCGCGCGCGGCTTCATCGACGACGTCATCATGCCGCACGAGACGCGCAAGCGCGTGTGCCGCTCGCTGTCGATGCTGAAGAACAAGGAACTCGAGAATCCGTGGCGCAAGCACGGCAACATCCCTCTGTAA
- the meaB gene encoding methylmalonyl Co-A mutase-associated GTPase MeaB, protein MPMNKPEHLPEAMADFVPELDAADRALVEGVLARQLRPLAKTITLIESQREDHKVRARHVLEALLPQTGGAMRVGISGVPGVGKSTFIEALGLYLIEQGLRVAVLAVDPSSSLTGGSILGDKTRMELLSQNPAAFIRPSPSAGSLGGVAEKTRETMLVCEAAGFDVIIIETVGVGQSETAVAGMSDIFCLLQLPNAGDDLQAIKKGIMEIADLIVINKADIDAGAAMRAKSQMKTALHMLRPASPNWTVPVLTLSALQKQGIADFWTAVTDYRKAMQGSGEFEAKRRHQALAWMWDLIDAGLRSRFRSHPQVKHELPGLARAVEEGATTPSAAALRLLGYLN, encoded by the coding sequence ATGCCGATGAACAAGCCCGAACACCTGCCGGAAGCAATGGCCGATTTCGTGCCGGAACTCGATGCCGCCGACCGCGCGCTGGTCGAGGGCGTGCTCGCGCGCCAGCTGCGTCCGCTCGCGAAGACGATCACGCTGATCGAGTCGCAGCGCGAGGACCACAAGGTGCGCGCGCGCCATGTGCTCGAAGCGCTGCTGCCGCAGACCGGCGGCGCGATGCGGGTCGGCATCTCCGGCGTGCCGGGCGTCGGCAAGTCGACCTTCATCGAGGCGCTGGGCCTGTACCTGATCGAGCAGGGCCTGCGTGTCGCGGTGCTGGCGGTCGACCCGTCCTCGTCGCTGACCGGCGGCTCGATCCTCGGCGACAAGACGCGCATGGAACTGCTGAGCCAGAACCCCGCCGCCTTCATCCGCCCGAGCCCGTCCGCGGGCAGCCTTGGCGGCGTCGCCGAGAAGACGCGCGAGACGATGCTGGTGTGCGAGGCCGCCGGCTTCGACGTGATCATCATCGAGACGGTCGGCGTCGGCCAGTCTGAAACCGCTGTCGCCGGCATGAGCGACATCTTCTGCCTGCTGCAGTTGCCGAATGCGGGCGACGACCTGCAGGCGATCAAGAAAGGCATCATGGAGATCGCCGATCTCATCGTCATCAACAAGGCGGACATCGACGCCGGTGCGGCGATGCGCGCGAAGTCGCAGATGAAGACCGCGCTGCACATGCTGCGCCCGGCCAGCCCCAACTGGACGGTGCCGGTGCTGACGCTCTCCGCTTTGCAGAAGCAGGGCATCGCCGATTTCTGGACGGCGGTCACGGACTATCGCAAGGCGATGCAGGGCTCCGGCGAGTTCGAGGCCAAGCGGCGCCACCAGGCGCTCGCGTGGATGTGGGACCTGATCGATGCCGGGCTGCGCAGCCGTTTCCGCAGCCATCCGCAAGTGAAACACGAATTGCCCGGGCTCGCCCGTGCGGTGGAGGAGGGCGCGACGACGCCTTCGGCCGCCGCGCTGCGCCTGCTCGGCTATCTGAACTGA
- the scpA gene encoding methylmalonyl-CoA mutase encodes MSNAKMPAYPQMDMDAWNKLAAKHAPGGDVQNLNWVTPEGIAVKPLYTKVDVANLEHADTLPGFEPFLRGPQPTMYAVKPWTIRQYAGFSTAEASNAFYRKALAAGGQGVSVAFDLATHRGYDSDNPRVVGDVGKAGVAIDSVEDMKILFNEIPLDKVSVSMTMNGAVLPILAGYIVAAEEQGVSQDKLSGTIQNDILKEFMVRNTYIYPPTPSMKIIADIFGYTAQHMPKFNSISISGYHIQEAGANQAIELAFTLADGMEYVRTGINSGMDVDTFAGRLSFFWAVGMNFYLEIAKMRAARLLWWRIMKQFNPKSAKSMMLRTHSQTSGWSLTEQDPYNNVVRTTIEAMAAVFGGTQSLHTNALDEAIALPTEFSARIARNTQIIIQEETHICNVVDPWAGSYMMEKLTQDMADKAWALIEEIEAMGGMTKAVESGWAKMKVEECAADKQARIDSGKDVIVGVNKYKLAKEDPIEILDIDNHAVRESQVARLNKIRATRDNAAVQAALDALTKCAETGDGNLLDLSVKAVRLRATVGEISDALEKVFGRYRANPQAVSGVYGAVVENDSDWKELKADIEAFVAEEGRRPRIMIAKLGQDGHDRGAKVVASAFADLGFDIDIGPLFQTPEEAARHAVENDVHAVGCSSLAAGHKTLVPQIVNELKRLGAEDIVVFVGGVIPAQDYDALYAAGAKGIFGPGTAIQTSAREVLKQIRAARANG; translated from the coding sequence ATGTCGAACGCCAAGATGCCGGCGTATCCGCAAATGGATATGGATGCCTGGAACAAGCTTGCTGCCAAGCACGCACCGGGTGGTGACGTCCAGAATCTGAACTGGGTGACTCCGGAGGGCATCGCGGTAAAACCGCTGTATACGAAGGTCGACGTCGCGAACCTGGAGCACGCCGACACGCTGCCCGGCTTCGAGCCCTTCCTGCGCGGCCCGCAGCCGACCATGTACGCCGTGAAGCCGTGGACGATCCGCCAGTACGCGGGCTTCTCGACCGCAGAGGCGTCGAATGCCTTCTACCGCAAGGCGCTCGCCGCCGGCGGCCAGGGCGTGTCGGTGGCGTTCGACCTCGCAACGCACCGCGGCTACGACTCGGACAATCCCCGCGTCGTCGGCGACGTCGGCAAGGCCGGCGTGGCGATCGACTCGGTGGAGGACATGAAGATCCTCTTCAACGAGATTCCGCTCGACAAGGTGTCGGTGTCCATGACGATGAACGGCGCCGTGCTGCCGATCCTCGCCGGCTACATCGTCGCCGCCGAAGAGCAGGGCGTGAGCCAGGACAAGCTGTCCGGGACCATCCAGAACGACATCCTCAAGGAGTTCATGGTCCGCAACACCTATATCTACCCGCCGACGCCGTCGATGAAGATCATCGCTGACATCTTCGGGTATACGGCGCAGCACATGCCGAAGTTCAACTCGATCTCGATCTCGGGCTACCACATCCAGGAAGCCGGTGCGAACCAGGCGATCGAGCTCGCGTTCACGCTCGCCGACGGCATGGAGTACGTGCGCACCGGCATCAACAGCGGCATGGACGTCGACACCTTCGCGGGCCGCCTCTCGTTCTTCTGGGCGGTCGGGATGAACTTCTACCTCGAGATCGCCAAGATGCGCGCGGCGCGTCTGCTGTGGTGGCGGATCATGAAGCAGTTCAACCCGAAGAGTGCGAAGTCGATGATGCTGCGCACGCACTCGCAGACCTCGGGCTGGTCGCTGACCGAGCAGGACCCGTACAACAACGTCGTGCGTACGACGATCGAGGCGATGGCGGCGGTCTTCGGCGGCACGCAGTCGCTGCACACCAACGCGCTCGACGAGGCGATCGCGCTGCCGACCGAGTTCTCGGCGCGCATCGCGCGCAACACCCAGATCATCATCCAGGAAGAGACGCACATCTGTAACGTCGTCGATCCGTGGGCCGGCTCCTACATGATGGAGAAGCTGACCCAGGACATGGCCGACAAGGCCTGGGCGCTGATCGAAGAAATCGAGGCGATGGGCGGCATGACCAAGGCGGTCGAGTCCGGCTGGGCCAAGATGAAGGTCGAGGAATGCGCTGCCGACAAGCAGGCGCGCATCGACTCGGGCAAGGACGTCATCGTCGGCGTGAACAAGTACAAGCTGGCGAAGGAAGACCCGATCGAGATCCTCGACATCGACAACCACGCGGTGCGGGAATCGCAGGTCGCGCGCCTGAACAAGATCCGCGCGACGCGCGACAACGCCGCCGTGCAGGCCGCGCTCGACGCGCTGACGAAGTGCGCCGAGACGGGCGACGGCAACCTGCTCGACCTGTCGGTGAAGGCGGTGCGCCTGCGCGCGACCGTCGGCGAGATCTCGGACGCGCTGGAGAAGGTCTTCGGTCGCTACCGTGCCAACCCGCAAGCCGTGTCCGGCGTGTATGGAGCCGTCGTGGAAAACGATTCCGACTGGAAGGAACTGAAGGCCGACATCGAAGCCTTCGTCGCCGAAGAGGGCCGCCGCCCGCGCATCATGATCGCCAAGCTCGGCCAGGACGGCCACGACCGCGGTGCGAAGGTCGTCGCCTCGGCCTTCGCCGACCTCGGCTTCGACATCGACATCGGGCCGCTCTTCCAGACCCCGGAAGAGGCGGCGCGCCACGCGGTCGAGAACGACGTGCATGCGGTGGGCTGCTCCAGCCTCGCCGCCGGTCACAAGACGCTGGTGCCGCAGATCGTGAATGAGCTGAAGCGGCTCGGCGCGGAGGACATTGTCGTGTTCGTCGGCGGCGTGATTCCGGCGCAGGATTACGATGCGTTGTATGCTGCCGGGGCAAAGGGCATCTTCGGGCCGGGCACGGCGATCCAGACGTCTGCGCGCGAAGTGCTCAAGCAGATCCGCGCGGCGCGCGCGAACGGCTGA
- a CDS encoding GntR family transcriptional regulator, translated as MTASRIAPLALYQEVAERLRQRIFSHELQAGTWIDEQALADDYGISRTPLREALKVLASEGLVTLKPRRGCYVTEISERDLDEIFSVMSLLEGQCAQISAKKATEADLDRLREIHAQLEAAAKKDDINGFFEANQAFHLALQQIADNRWLLHCIEDLRKVIRLSRHHSLFSEGRLEQSLQEHRGILAALTERDAEAVELRMREHILSGRAALVRIAQAKTKTA; from the coding sequence ATGACTGCATCCCGTATCGCCCCACTCGCCCTGTACCAGGAGGTGGCCGAAAGGCTGCGCCAGCGCATCTTTTCGCATGAATTGCAGGCCGGAACCTGGATCGACGAGCAAGCGCTCGCCGACGATTACGGCATCTCGCGCACCCCGCTGCGCGAGGCGCTGAAGGTGCTCGCCTCCGAAGGCTTGGTCACGCTCAAGCCGCGGCGCGGCTGCTACGTGACCGAGATCTCCGAGCGCGACCTCGACGAGATCTTCAGCGTGATGTCGCTGCTCGAAGGCCAGTGCGCGCAGATCAGCGCGAAGAAGGCCACCGAAGCCGACCTCGACCGCCTGCGCGAGATCCACGCCCAACTCGAAGCGGCTGCGAAGAAGGACGACATCAATGGCTTCTTCGAGGCCAACCAGGCCTTCCACCTCGCGCTGCAGCAGATCGCCGACAACCGCTGGCTGCTCCATTGCATCGAGGACCTGCGCAAGGTGATCCGCCTGTCGCGCCATCATTCGCTCTTCAGCGAAGGACGGCTGGAGCAGTCGCTGCAAGAACATCGCGGCATCCTCGCCGCACTGACCGAGCGCGACGCGGAGGCCGTCGAGTTGCGCATGCGCGAACACATCCTCAGCGGACGTGCGGCGCTCGTACGCATCGCGCAGGCGAAAACCAAGACGGCGTAA
- the fumC gene encoding class II fumarate hydratase: MSEMRTETDSMGPVQVAADRYWGAQTERSVANFPIGTERFRWGRPMIRALGILKKAAAQANAELGELPAEIAALIECAADEVIDGTLDEHFPLVVFQTGSGTQSNMNANEVIANRAIELAGGEMGSKRPVHPNDHVNRGQSSNDTFPTAMHIAIVGELTNRLLPAVARLHDTLADKAKTYEDVVKTGRTHLQDATPITLGQEIGAWVAQIEFGLAGVRAALPGLYDLAIGGTAVGTGLNAHPRFGDGAAGAIAKLTGLPFRSAPDRFFALAAHDALVQTSAALRTLAGGLMKMANDVRWLASGPRCGIGELLIPENEPGSSIMPGKVNPTQCEALTMVCVQVFGNDAAVAFAGTQGNFQLNVYKPVMAHNVLESIALLADACDAFDAHCARGLMPNLPRIRANLAKNLMLVTALNRHIGYDRAAEIAKKAHREGLSLREAALASGYVAAEEFDLWVDPEAMTRPGA, encoded by the coding sequence ATGAGCGAGATGCGTACCGAAACCGATTCGATGGGACCTGTTCAGGTGGCGGCGGATCGTTACTGGGGGGCGCAGACCGAGCGTTCCGTGGCGAATTTCCCGATCGGCACCGAGCGCTTCCGCTGGGGGCGGCCGATGATCCGTGCGCTCGGTATCCTGAAGAAGGCCGCGGCGCAGGCGAATGCCGAGCTCGGCGAACTGCCCGCGGAAATCGCCGCCCTGATCGAGTGCGCCGCCGACGAGGTCATCGATGGCACGCTCGACGAGCACTTTCCGCTCGTCGTCTTCCAGACCGGCTCGGGCACGCAATCCAATATGAACGCCAACGAGGTGATCGCCAACCGCGCGATCGAGCTCGCGGGCGGCGAAATGGGCTCGAAGCGGCCCGTGCATCCGAACGACCACGTGAACCGCGGGCAGTCGTCGAACGACACCTTTCCGACCGCGATGCACATCGCGATCGTCGGCGAACTGACCAACCGCCTGCTGCCGGCGGTCGCGCGCCTGCACGACACACTCGCCGACAAGGCGAAAACCTACGAGGACGTCGTCAAGACCGGCCGCACCCACCTGCAGGACGCGACCCCGATCACGCTCGGGCAGGAAATCGGCGCCTGGGTCGCTCAGATCGAATTCGGCCTCGCGGGGGTGCGTGCCGCGCTGCCCGGTCTGTACGACCTCGCGATCGGCGGCACGGCGGTGGGGACCGGGCTCAACGCGCATCCGCGCTTCGGCGATGGCGCCGCCGGGGCGATCGCGAAATTGACGGGCCTGCCTTTCCGCAGCGCGCCGGACCGCTTCTTCGCGCTCGCCGCGCACGACGCGCTGGTGCAGACTTCGGCCGCATTGCGCACGCTCGCCGGCGGCCTGATGAAGATGGCGAACGACGTGCGCTGGCTCGCGAGCGGGCCGCGCTGCGGCATCGGCGAATTGCTGATTCCGGAAAACGAGCCCGGCTCGTCGATCATGCCCGGCAAGGTGAATCCGACGCAGTGCGAGGCGCTGACGATGGTGTGCGTGCAGGTCTTCGGCAACGACGCCGCGGTCGCCTTCGCCGGCACGCAGGGCAACTTCCAGTTGAATGTGTATAAGCCGGTGATGGCGCACAACGTGCTGGAGAGCATCGCGCTGCTTGCGGATGCCTGCGACGCCTTCGACGCGCATTGCGCGCGCGGGCTGATGCCCAACCTGCCGCGCATCCGCGCGAACCTCGCGAAGAACCTGATGCTCGTGACGGCGCTCAACCGCCACATCGGCTATGACCGTGCGGCGGAGATCGCGAAGAAGGCGCACCGCGAGGGGCTGTCGCTGCGCGAGGCGGCGCTAGCGTCGGGTTACGTCGCGGCGGAGGAGTTCGATCTGTGGGTCGATCCGGAGGCGATGACGCGGCCGGGGGCGTGA